From the Nonlabens marinus S1-08 genome, one window contains:
- a CDS encoding peptidylprolyl isomerase has translation MIRFQSVLILLFVCFSGICTAQQLEDKILLTIDGNEYDAGTFMRVYLKNLDIVQDPAQKDMDSYLQLYIDYRLKLLQAQEMGLQNGESYKQELKSYRNSLAESYLTDNEVTDALVQEAYARMTQEVNASHILVKANRTATPEDTVAAYKKIELLKKRVANGEDFAVIARNESEGPSAVSSGELGWFGPFKMVDEFEDAAYQTQVGKVSPIFRTDFGYHILKVNDKRKAPGDVTVAHIMTYDQRNDSIATAQERIEEIYGQLEAGRDFAAMAREFSEDINSSRNGGTMPRFGTGGLNAPEFEQAAFEIDQLNSYTKPVQTKYGWHIIKLIEKHPVPSFEESEENLRKQIQNSPRSRKITEAFTNKLIAKYKVQLPNINSYTSQFPQVTDSLMMGKWRFQAGAGKAKGLFVIRDQAFTVNDFYEFVSKKQQKEYRQFGSLEEKLATYYKEFINDSLIGYYDTHLERDNKDFAFIYGEYKEGLLLFDLMEKKVWEEAKVDSLGQMKYYEAHKDKYRWKRRLDIVMTQSTTEDVAQQVRSLLLDGKDVEEIKDQVNEKGNTKVMVSTGIVEETYPRLPKGFQVKEGVSSIFEKEENGFYKVIKVNEILEPSIKTFEEARGNVVNDYQQELEKQWMDNLREGRKIKVNDKVFQQVKQEVTKKGA, from the coding sequence ATGATAAGATTTCAGTCGGTTTTAATTTTACTATTCGTTTGTTTTTCAGGTATTTGTACTGCGCAGCAACTGGAAGATAAAATTCTTCTAACTATTGACGGTAATGAGTATGATGCGGGAACTTTTATGCGGGTATATCTCAAAAACCTGGATATTGTACAAGATCCAGCTCAAAAGGATATGGATAGCTACCTGCAGCTGTATATAGATTACCGCTTGAAATTGCTTCAAGCTCAGGAAATGGGTCTTCAAAATGGTGAATCTTACAAACAAGAACTAAAATCTTACCGCAACAGCCTTGCAGAATCCTACCTTACGGACAATGAGGTGACAGATGCACTGGTGCAAGAAGCTTATGCCCGAATGACGCAAGAGGTCAACGCCAGTCATATTCTGGTAAAAGCAAACAGAACGGCAACACCAGAAGATACTGTAGCGGCTTATAAAAAAATAGAGTTACTCAAAAAACGGGTGGCCAATGGTGAGGATTTTGCTGTGATTGCACGCAATGAAAGTGAAGGTCCTAGTGCGGTTTCTAGTGGTGAATTAGGGTGGTTTGGACCTTTCAAAATGGTTGATGAATTTGAAGATGCTGCGTACCAAACTCAAGTTGGGAAGGTGTCACCTATATTTCGCACAGATTTTGGTTATCATATTCTTAAAGTGAATGATAAACGTAAGGCTCCGGGCGATGTAACCGTTGCTCACATTATGACGTACGACCAGCGTAATGACAGCATTGCAACAGCACAAGAGCGTATAGAAGAAATATATGGGCAATTGGAAGCTGGAAGAGACTTTGCTGCAATGGCTAGAGAGTTTTCTGAAGACATCAACAGTTCTCGCAATGGTGGTACAATGCCTAGATTCGGAACCGGAGGACTCAATGCCCCAGAATTTGAACAAGCTGCATTTGAAATTGACCAGCTCAATAGTTACACTAAGCCTGTTCAAACAAAGTATGGTTGGCACATTATTAAGTTGATTGAGAAGCACCCTGTTCCTAGTTTTGAAGAGAGCGAAGAAAATTTACGTAAGCAAATTCAAAACTCTCCTCGCTCCAGAAAAATAACAGAAGCCTTCACAAATAAACTAATTGCCAAATACAAAGTCCAATTACCGAATATCAATTCTTATACAAGTCAATTTCCTCAAGTTACTGATTCATTAATGATGGGAAAATGGAGATTTCAAGCTGGAGCTGGTAAAGCAAAGGGATTGTTTGTGATAAGAGATCAGGCATTTACAGTAAACGATTTTTACGAGTTTGTATCAAAAAAACAACAGAAAGAGTACCGTCAATTCGGTAGTCTGGAGGAGAAATTAGCGACCTATTATAAAGAGTTTATCAATGATTCGTTGATTGGGTATTACGATACACACCTAGAGAGAGATAATAAAGACTTCGCTTTTATTTATGGAGAATATAAAGAAGGCTTACTCTTATTTGATTTGATGGAGAAAAAAGTGTGGGAAGAAGCTAAGGTGGACAGTCTAGGTCAAATGAAGTATTATGAGGCTCACAAAGATAAATACCGCTGGAAACGTAGATTAGATATTGTAATGACTCAAAGCACGACTGAAGATGTAGCCCAGCAAGTGAGAAGCTTACTATTAGATGGAAAGGATGTAGAGGAAATCAAGGACCAAGTCAATGAAAAGGGAAATACTAAAGTGATGGTGTCCACAGGAATTGTAGAAGAAACATACCCTAGGCTTCCTAAAGGGTTTCAAGTAAAAGAAGGTGTCTCGAGTATATTTGAGAAGGAGGAAAACGGGTTTTATAAAGTCATTAAAGTGAATGAAATTTTAGAACCTTCAATAAAAACTTTTGAAGAAGCGCGTGGTAATGTTGTTAACGACTACCAGCAGGAATTGGAAAAACAATGGATGGACAACTTGCGCGAGGGTAGGAAGATCAAGGTAAATGACAAAGTGTTCCAACAAGTAAAACAAGAAGTAACAAAGAAGGGTGCGTAA
- a CDS encoding AAA family ATPase gives MSDVAAIDHLVVRHKELKKEISKVIIGQDHVIDQILISIFSGGHALLIGVPGLAKTLMVNTIAQALGLKFKRIQFTPDLMPSDILGSEILDESRQFKFIQGPVFSNIILADEINRTPPKTQAALLEAMQERSVTVAGHRYELENPYFVLATQNPIEQEGTYPLPEAQLDRFMFAINLEYPSYQEEIDVVKATTSDHKPKVIPLFSAQEIVDLQQLVRRIPVADNVIEYAVQLVGKTRPKSDKAPEIIKEYIDWGAGPRASQNLILAAKTHAATRGKYSPDIEDVKAVAPGILRHRIIKNYKAEAEGHTEDSLIAKIM, from the coding sequence ATGTCAGATGTAGCAGCGATCGACCATCTAGTCGTTAGACACAAAGAGCTTAAGAAAGAAATAAGTAAAGTCATTATAGGACAAGATCATGTCATTGATCAAATTCTGATTAGTATTTTTTCTGGAGGTCACGCATTGCTCATAGGTGTTCCAGGATTGGCAAAAACGTTGATGGTGAACACCATTGCCCAGGCTTTAGGCTTGAAATTTAAGCGGATTCAGTTTACTCCAGACTTGATGCCATCTGATATTTTAGGTAGTGAAATACTTGATGAAAGCCGTCAATTCAAATTTATTCAGGGCCCGGTATTCTCTAATATCATTCTCGCAGACGAGATCAATCGTACACCTCCTAAAACACAGGCTGCTTTGCTTGAAGCTATGCAGGAGAGATCAGTAACAGTGGCAGGACACAGGTACGAGTTGGAAAATCCATACTTCGTTCTTGCTACTCAAAATCCCATTGAACAAGAGGGAACCTATCCATTGCCTGAAGCGCAATTGGACCGTTTCATGTTCGCTATCAATTTAGAATATCCATCCTATCAGGAAGAGATCGATGTGGTGAAGGCTACTACTTCAGATCACAAACCTAAAGTGATTCCATTATTCAGTGCGCAAGAGATCGTGGATTTGCAACAATTAGTTCGTCGCATTCCCGTGGCTGATAATGTGATTGAATACGCTGTCCAGTTGGTTGGTAAAACTAGGCCTAAGTCAGACAAGGCACCTGAAATTATTAAGGAATACATTGACTGGGGAGCAGGACCTAGAGCCTCACAAAACCTGATACTCGCCGCTAAAACCCATGCTGCTACCCGCGGTAAATACAGTCCAGACATTGAAGATGTCAAGGCTGTGGCTCCAGGAATCCTTAGACATCGCATCATTAAGAATTATAAGGCAGAAGCAGAAGGCCATACGGAGGACAGCCTGATTGCAAAAATAATGTAG
- a CDS encoding SDR family oxidoreductase, producing MENVLVAGATGTTGKMIVDLLKESQYFEPVAMVRTEDQKAQFESRNIKTVLADLEEDVTSAFNNIDKVVFAAGSGGKKVVEVDQNGAKKMIDAASNNNVNKFVMLSSRGADAPDKADDLKDYLWAKHNADEHLKKSQLNYTIVRPGALNNEKATDHIIITKKLEQDGEVSRADVAQVLTRVLHDDTANKTIFEMLQGDTLIGKALENTDHL from the coding sequence ATGGAAAATGTATTAGTAGCAGGCGCCACTGGCACCACAGGAAAAATGATAGTAGACCTTTTAAAAGAATCTCAATATTTTGAGCCTGTTGCCATGGTTCGAACGGAAGATCAAAAGGCTCAATTTGAAAGCAGAAACATTAAAACAGTACTAGCAGATCTTGAAGAAGACGTAACTAGTGCTTTTAATAATATAGATAAAGTAGTTTTTGCTGCTGGTTCTGGAGGTAAAAAAGTAGTTGAGGTCGACCAAAATGGAGCAAAGAAAATGATCGACGCCGCTAGCAATAATAACGTCAATAAGTTTGTGATGTTGAGTTCTCGCGGTGCTGACGCTCCAGATAAGGCAGACGATCTTAAAGATTATCTATGGGCAAAACATAATGCCGATGAACACTTGAAAAAAAGCCAACTCAATTACACGATTGTACGTCCAGGAGCTTTAAATAATGAAAAGGCAACTGATCACATTATTATCACTAAGAAGCTGGAGCAAGATGGTGAGGTATCAAGAGCTGATGTGGCGCAAGTGTTGACAAGGGTTTTGCACGATGATACAGCAAATAAAACAATTTTTGAAATGCTGCAGGGCGATACCTTAATTGGTAAAGCCTTAGAAAATACAGATCATTTATAA
- a CDS encoding SRPBCC family protein has product MNHQYQITIDKPIDYIMELFLNQDNFKHWQKGLISFDNLTSTVGEKGSKRRLKIKTLVGTVSMVEEIIERDLPHHWKATYRTKGVLNMQSNRFRESEKTTDQKTIKQTVWDATSEFKFTGMMRLVAKAKPDLFEQQTYQFMKDFKSFAEDGTSVAGN; this is encoded by the coding sequence ATGAATCATCAGTATCAAATTACCATTGACAAGCCCATTGACTATATCATGGAATTATTTTTAAATCAGGACAACTTTAAGCACTGGCAAAAAGGCTTGATTAGTTTTGACAATTTGACTTCAACTGTGGGTGAGAAAGGGAGTAAAAGACGTCTTAAAATTAAAACTCTGGTAGGCACTGTAAGTATGGTAGAGGAAATTATTGAGCGGGACCTGCCACACCATTGGAAAGCTACTTATAGGACTAAGGGTGTACTGAATATGCAAAGCAATCGCTTTCGCGAAAGCGAAAAAACCACCGATCAAAAAACCATCAAACAAACGGTGTGGGATGCGACTTCTGAATTTAAATTTACAGGCATGATGCGGCTGGTCGCTAAAGCAAAGCCTGATCTTTTTGAACAACAAACCTATCAGTTTATGAAGGATTTCAAGAGTTTTGCAGAAGATGGCACCTCTGTAGCCGGTAACTAA
- a CDS encoding FAD-binding oxidoreductase: MKFIEQLKEFLPEHRVLTGDSLKERYTHIWTMDQPLRAMCLVLPKTTEEVSKILKICNSNDIKVVVHGGLTNLVGGTETSGDEVVLSLERMNTIEEIDSESRCVTVQSGVILEHLHEAVDAQGLLFPLNFGARGSAQIGGIISSNAGGLRVLKYGMTRQLVLGLEAVLANGTVISSMKKIIKDNSGYDLKQLFIGSEGTLGIVTKAILKLEEAPSSRNAAFLAVNDYDSVMRLLKYFDQGLAGKLSGFELIWRNSYEQMTATSDAVRPPLPYNYEFYILIESLGSQLQQDQLEFQNLLEIVVEKEMVLDAVMAQSPSDVEWFFRIREDVNNLTDSMTHDQHFDISLPIPLIGPYIADCYEKLKTLKGVEQVYAFGHVADGNIHFMVGKENTEDELRLAINDIIYSDLKSIGGSVSAEHGIGLHKKPYLKISRTFEEIQLMKTLKTAMDPKGILNPGRIID; this comes from the coding sequence ATGAAATTCATTGAACAACTCAAAGAATTCTTACCTGAGCATAGAGTACTAACAGGTGACTCCCTAAAGGAAAGGTACACTCACATTTGGACCATGGATCAACCATTGAGAGCCATGTGTCTTGTTTTACCAAAAACTACAGAAGAAGTTAGCAAAATCTTGAAGATCTGCAATTCTAATGATATCAAGGTCGTAGTTCATGGTGGTTTGACAAACCTTGTAGGCGGCACAGAAACGAGTGGTGACGAAGTCGTACTATCTCTCGAGCGAATGAATACAATTGAGGAGATAGATTCAGAAAGCCGCTGCGTTACGGTGCAATCAGGAGTGATTCTAGAACACCTACATGAAGCTGTCGATGCACAAGGTTTGTTGTTTCCATTGAATTTTGGGGCGAGAGGATCTGCTCAAATAGGTGGAATTATATCTTCAAATGCTGGAGGTTTGCGAGTTTTGAAATACGGTATGACCCGGCAACTCGTTCTAGGACTAGAAGCAGTACTTGCTAACGGAACGGTGATCAGTTCTATGAAAAAGATTATCAAGGACAATTCTGGTTATGATCTTAAACAATTATTTATAGGATCAGAAGGCACCCTGGGAATCGTCACTAAAGCTATATTGAAATTAGAAGAAGCACCTAGCAGCAGGAATGCTGCTTTTCTTGCTGTGAATGATTATGATAGCGTGATGCGATTGCTTAAATATTTTGATCAAGGACTTGCTGGCAAATTAAGTGGCTTTGAATTGATCTGGCGAAATAGCTATGAGCAAATGACCGCTACTAGCGATGCCGTGCGACCACCACTACCCTACAACTATGAGTTTTACATATTGATAGAATCTTTAGGTAGTCAACTACAACAGGATCAATTAGAGTTTCAAAACCTGCTAGAAATTGTTGTAGAAAAGGAAATGGTTCTAGATGCTGTTATGGCGCAGTCGCCCAGTGATGTAGAATGGTTTTTCAGAATAAGAGAAGACGTCAATAATTTGACTGATTCCATGACTCACGATCAGCATTTTGATATCAGCTTGCCTATTCCTCTAATAGGGCCGTACATAGCAGATTGCTATGAAAAACTGAAAACTCTAAAAGGTGTAGAGCAGGTGTATGCCTTCGGTCACGTGGCTGATGGGAACATCCATTTCATGGTAGGTAAGGAAAATACAGAAGATGAATTGAGGCTTGCAATCAACGATATCATCTATTCTGATTTGAAATCCATAGGTGGATCTGTAAGTGCAGAACATGGTATAGGCCTGCATAAGAAACCTTATTTAAAAATAAGCCGAACGTTTGAAGAAATTCAATTGATGAAGACGCTTAAAACGGCCATGGACCCAAAAGGAATACTTAATCCTGGGAGGATTATTGATTAA
- a CDS encoding T9SS type A sorting domain-containing protein: MKKITFLMFLFLGAALVQAQTNLVTNGDFEAATIDPWFGNAANKQTEGGNSFNFANVETAGNAFDVNLSQELEIVQNRTYTLTFEASSDRERSMLAGIGLNGPPFDADVKTVNLTTTTQTFTLTLSSATFGSPQSRVIFDMGADTGTVVIDNVVLIDETGDSGGAGAELVVNGDFEAATIDPWFGNAANKQTEGNNSFNFANVEQAGDAFAVNLSQVLTIEQGETYTMIFDASSDRNRTILAGIGLNEAPFDATVESVALTTENQTFTLVLTATNFGGANSRVIFDMGAEVGVVVLDNVSLVKNAGGGGGGNTDAVPTVSAPTPPARNSQDYFSVYSDAYADQEGVVFGAFGVGSQDFETVIIDGDNFIKATLNQPASQFLFADWGTTVNTSDKTMFHFDYWTDTSLRTGLIVNPKFSNHVGNDGETSAFELNNPANTFGEWVSIDIPISTMNSIDAPNQRRDALRQFVLTVAGADNGSRVVYLDNIYLYKASTASVDEVDGSMFKVYPNPAQNVWNIESLSSPISSVAVYDVTGKLVIEHNEAAVSATIDASGLSQGLYIAKISSTDGEVRSIKLTKE, encoded by the coding sequence ATGAAAAAAATTACTTTTTTGATGTTCCTATTTTTAGGAGCTGCCTTGGTACAAGCGCAGACGAATTTAGTTACCAATGGTGACTTTGAGGCTGCGACCATAGATCCTTGGTTTGGAAACGCTGCAAATAAGCAAACTGAAGGAGGTAATAGCTTCAATTTTGCTAATGTCGAAACAGCAGGAAATGCTTTTGATGTCAATTTAAGTCAAGAGTTAGAAATAGTTCAGAATAGAACCTACACCCTTACTTTTGAAGCTTCCTCGGATCGGGAACGTTCAATGCTTGCTGGTATAGGCCTCAATGGACCTCCATTTGACGCAGATGTTAAAACGGTTAACCTCACAACAACAACTCAAACATTCACGTTAACGTTAAGTTCTGCCACTTTTGGAAGCCCTCAAAGCCGCGTCATTTTTGATATGGGAGCAGATACGGGTACTGTTGTGATAGACAATGTTGTTTTAATTGATGAAACGGGAGATTCCGGTGGAGCTGGTGCTGAACTAGTTGTTAATGGTGACTTTGAAGCTGCGACTATAGATCCTTGGTTTGGAAACGCTGCAAATAAACAAACTGAAGGAAACAATAGCTTTAATTTTGCTAACGTGGAGCAAGCAGGAGATGCTTTTGCGGTGAATCTTAGTCAAGTACTTACTATTGAACAAGGCGAAACTTACACTATGATCTTCGATGCATCATCAGATCGCAATCGGACCATTCTTGCTGGTATAGGTCTCAATGAAGCACCTTTTGATGCTACGGTTGAATCAGTTGCATTAACTACTGAGAATCAAACATTCACACTGGTTTTGACTGCTACCAATTTTGGAGGAGCTAATAGCCGTGTAATTTTTGATATGGGTGCTGAAGTAGGTGTTGTAGTTCTAGATAATGTATCCTTAGTCAAAAACGCAGGCGGCGGCGGAGGTGGTAATACTGATGCTGTTCCAACAGTATCTGCACCAACTCCTCCTGCTAGAAATTCACAAGACTATTTTTCAGTTTATAGTGATGCTTATGCAGATCAAGAAGGTGTTGTTTTTGGAGCATTTGGAGTAGGAAGTCAAGATTTTGAGACGGTTATTATTGATGGGGATAATTTTATTAAAGCAACTTTGAATCAACCGGCTTCTCAATTCTTATTTGCAGATTGGGGTACTACAGTGAATACTTCTGACAAAACGATGTTTCACTTTGACTATTGGACCGACACTAGCTTAAGAACAGGGTTGATAGTGAATCCTAAGTTCTCCAATCACGTGGGTAATGATGGAGAAACGTCTGCATTTGAATTAAATAATCCAGCAAATACATTTGGAGAATGGGTGTCTATTGATATTCCAATTTCAACCATGAATTCTATTGATGCGCCTAATCAACGTAGAGATGCATTAAGACAGTTTGTCCTAACTGTTGCAGGAGCTGACAATGGATCGAGAGTCGTTTATTTAGATAATATCTATTTATACAAAGCTTCCACTGCTAGCGTGGATGAGGTTGATGGATCAATGTTTAAAGTGTATCCTAATCCAGCTCAAAATGTTTGGAACATAGAATCTTTAAGCTCTCCTATTAGCTCGGTAGCTGTTTATGATGTTACAGGAAAGTTAGTGATAGAGCATAATGAAGCTGCAGTTTCCGCAACTATTGATGCGTCAGGACTTTCACAAGGTTTATACATTGCTAAAATTTCTTCAACTGATGGAGAAGTTCGCAGTATAAAGTTGACTAAGGAATAG
- a CDS encoding glycoside hydrolase family 17 protein, which produces MSYRGEHFLKANRVKFAQSEGIDTSTLSDADLQKLWRETLDGGMHGICFSMYEDGQEPGDHITKEQVERRIKTLNKYSSWVRSFSCIEGNEFVPQIAHKYGMKTLVGAWLSDDLEKNELEIEALIDLAQKGFVDIAAVGNEVLYRNDLSLEQLLGYMKRVREALPKIPVGYVDAYYEFVVHPELVQNSDVILTNCYPYWEGTEIQYALGHMNDMFHQVMNVCDGKRVIVTETGWPSQGESLRDAHPSSTNAMKYFVDTQHWSKRNDIDVFYFSSFDESWKKGDEGEVGAYWGLWDKDEKLKF; this is translated from the coding sequence ATGTCATATAGAGGAGAACATTTTTTAAAAGCAAACAGGGTAAAATTTGCTCAGTCTGAAGGGATCGATACTTCAACTCTCAGCGACGCCGATCTCCAGAAGTTATGGCGTGAAACGCTTGACGGTGGTATGCATGGTATTTGCTTCAGCATGTATGAAGACGGACAAGAGCCAGGAGATCACATTACCAAAGAACAAGTAGAACGCCGCATTAAGACATTGAACAAGTACTCCAGTTGGGTGCGTTCCTTCTCGTGTATTGAGGGAAATGAATTTGTCCCTCAAATAGCGCATAAGTATGGGATGAAAACCTTAGTTGGCGCATGGTTGAGCGACGACCTTGAAAAAAATGAATTAGAAATAGAAGCGCTAATTGATCTTGCGCAGAAAGGTTTTGTCGACATAGCTGCAGTAGGGAATGAGGTATTGTATCGTAATGATCTTTCATTAGAACAACTTCTAGGATACATGAAGAGAGTCAGGGAAGCACTTCCTAAGATTCCCGTTGGATACGTAGATGCCTATTATGAATTTGTAGTTCATCCAGAGTTAGTCCAAAATTCTGATGTGATACTTACTAATTGCTATCCTTACTGGGAAGGAACTGAAATTCAATATGCATTAGGGCACATGAATGATATGTTTCATCAAGTTATGAATGTTTGTGACGGTAAGCGAGTGATTGTGACAGAAACCGGATGGCCCAGTCAAGGGGAGAGCCTTCGCGATGCACATCCATCAAGCACGAATGCAATGAAGTATTTTGTTGACACCCAGCACTGGTCTAAAAGAAATGATATTGATGTATTTTACTTTTCTTCTTTTGATGAATCCTGGAAAAAAGGAGATGAAGGTGAAGTAGGTGCGTATTGGGGACTGTGGGATAAGGACGAGAAATTAAAGTTCTAA
- a CDS encoding peptidylprolyl isomerase produces the protein MRRLKAIDLRLIRNWASVLVVFAFAKAMTAQTTPQPTNAAQDEAIKQEVLAALADTVKPTKVRYKVDGVSGVIGDYVVLESDIEKQIMAYKRAGSLDDISKCEMMESMLGEKLYAHHAIQDSITVSDEEIANMTEQRIEYFRSQLNGASDQEIADVYRMDNIQQVKDELNIINRDELLASRMQQRLTEDIQITPEEVRQFFASIPEGERPLFNTEVEIARIVVKSKPSEESVKETIEKLNEYRDDVLNNGANFAAKATLFSEDVGTERQGGLISLRRGEPYAKEFKEAAFSLQEGQISKPFETEFGWHIVYLEKIRGSVRDVRHILLYPYISRSQEAKARAMLDEMRDRIVQGDTTFADAARAISDEKETAKNGGLFVNPTTGENLLDLTKAAPGLVSTVQFMEEGDVSGIIEEKDRRNVGVMTFTIVNLIRKVKDHEADYTKDFLKIKELALRDKQVRKIKQWREDKIKDTYIKIGPDFKECDLLQEWTK, from the coding sequence ATGAGGCGATTGAAAGCAATAGACTTAAGATTAATCCGTAATTGGGCTAGTGTTTTGGTAGTTTTCGCTTTCGCGAAAGCGATGACAGCACAAACTACTCCACAACCTACAAATGCCGCACAAGACGAGGCCATCAAGCAAGAAGTGCTTGCCGCGCTTGCCGACACCGTGAAGCCTACGAAAGTTCGTTATAAAGTAGATGGCGTGTCTGGAGTGATTGGTGATTATGTGGTCTTGGAATCTGATATTGAAAAGCAAATCATGGCGTACAAACGCGCAGGTAGTCTTGACGACATCAGTAAATGTGAGATGATGGAGTCCATGCTGGGTGAGAAGTTGTATGCGCACCACGCCATACAAGATAGTATAACAGTCTCAGATGAAGAGATTGCAAACATGACAGAGCAGCGTATCGAATATTTTAGATCCCAACTTAACGGTGCTAGTGATCAAGAAATCGCTGACGTCTACCGTATGGATAACATACAGCAGGTAAAAGACGAGTTGAATATTATCAATCGTGATGAGTTGCTGGCGAGCCGCATGCAACAAAGATTGACGGAAGACATTCAAATCACTCCAGAGGAAGTAAGACAATTCTTTGCTAGTATTCCAGAGGGCGAGCGACCACTATTTAATACAGAAGTGGAGATCGCACGTATCGTGGTAAAATCCAAACCTAGTGAAGAATCCGTCAAGGAAACTATTGAAAAATTAAATGAGTACCGTGATGATGTGTTGAACAACGGTGCCAATTTTGCCGCTAAAGCAACCTTATTTTCAGAAGATGTAGGAACGGAGCGTCAAGGGGGATTGATTTCTTTACGTAGAGGTGAACCTTATGCTAAAGAGTTTAAAGAAGCAGCCTTCTCCCTTCAAGAAGGACAGATAAGCAAACCATTTGAAACAGAGTTTGGGTGGCATATTGTATATCTTGAAAAAATTAGAGGATCCGTTCGTGATGTAAGACACATTCTACTCTACCCATACATTAGTCGTTCACAAGAGGCTAAGGCAAGAGCCATGCTGGATGAAATGCGTGATAGAATCGTACAAGGTGACACCACTTTTGCAGATGCTGCAAGAGCCATCAGTGATGAAAAGGAGACTGCCAAAAACGGTGGTTTGTTCGTGAATCCAACAACAGGAGAGAATTTATTAGACTTGACTAAAGCGGCGCCTGGATTAGTTTCTACAGTCCAATTCATGGAAGAAGGAGACGTGAGTGGGATTATTGAAGAAAAGGATCGTCGTAATGTAGGTGTAATGACTTTCACTATTGTAAACCTAATACGTAAAGTAAAGGACCACGAGGCAGACTACACTAAGGATTTCTTGAAGATCAAAGAACTGGCACTTAGAGATAAGCAAGTACGTAAGATCAAACAATGGAGAGAGGATAAAATCAAGGACACGTATATTAAAATAGGTCCAGATTTTAAGGAATGTGATCTACTGCAAGAGTGGACTAAGTAA